The Zingiber officinale cultivar Zhangliang chromosome 10A, Zo_v1.1, whole genome shotgun sequence genome contains a region encoding:
- the LOC122026733 gene encoding uncharacterized protein LOC122026733 translates to MADHSRTMKELAAPDEAFKYSCITYPTLAGDFELRSGLIHLLLKYQGLSGEDPNRHLHEFHVVCSTMKPQGISEEDIKLRAFPFSLTGAAKDWLYYLPPGFITSWIDMKKAFLEKFFPASRTATIRKSICGIQQVVGETLYDYWERFKKLCSSCPQHQISEQLLVQYFYEGLLPMDRSMIDAAAGGALVNKTPEQARELISNMAENSQQFGSRALTTRGVGEVQMVSNDQKEIKNSLMELTTLVKQLALNNATQSSNVPTMQFPCKQSVVCSICSSQDHLSELCPNLHQDESLAAFSRAQLQQKYDPHSSTYNPGWRDHPNLRYGNSFYQQSYSNQPNQQHNQNFQQGFQQHQQSFQQHYHPTNQYQQSYQPYQQFQNQNHHYQSQNQNFQQGQNWPQQVIPALPAPARLSLTQGGSNNASNSDPQQARLEELMQQILQQNQNQQRTDSALQNLERQIGQLASSINQIQAQGSSQLPSQTTPNPKGNVSALTLRSGRRISKSASDEDPANQEFCLADPQLISSRNEIPEVRNVPTSSSIPIHIDPLNLEHSQGDGSLISKNSNSFCPAERVPAGNPYFNKSGISEYQQSAQKDSDPSLPLPFPQRKVQPRRDAEEEKAKEFQELVDLFSKVEVNVPLLTMIKQIPKYAKFLKDLCVHKKKLKGNELISMGKNVSALLQTVPQKCEDPGVFTVPCEIGSSLFKDAMLDLGASINVMPKSVFQTLGIGPLQPTGVVIQLADRSQTHPAGVIEDVLVKVRELIFPADFYILDMEGDYLASRSPLILGRPFLKTTRTKIDVHASTLSMEIGDTVV, encoded by the coding sequence ATGGCTGATCATAGTAGGACAATGAAGGAGCTTGCAGCTCCTGATGAGGCATTCAAGTATTCATGCATCACTTATCCAACCTTGGCAGGAGATTTTGAGTTGAGATCAGGATTGATTCATTTGCTTCTAAAATATCAAGGATTGTCTGGAGAAGACCCAAATAGACATTTGCATGAATTCCATGTGGTATGTTCAACCATGAAGCCACAAGGAATTTCAGAAGAGGATATCAAGCTAAGGGCTTTTCCATTTTCACTTACTGGagcagcaaaagattggttgtattatttACCACCGGGATTTATCACTtcttggattgatatgaagaagGCTTTCTTGGAGAAATTCTTTCCAGCCTCAAGGACTGCAACTATTAGGAAAAGCATCTGTGGGATTCAACAAGTGGTGGGAGAGACACTTTATGATTATTGGGAGAGATTCAAGAAATTATGTTCAAGTTGTCCTCAACACCAAATTAGTGAGCAGTTGCTAGTTCAATACTTTTATGAGGGTTTGTTACCTATGGATAGAAGTATGATAGATGCAGCGGCTGGAGGAGCTTTAGTGAACAAAACTCCAGAACAAGCAAGGGAACTAATTTCGAACATGGCTGAAAATTCACAGCAATTTGGAAGTAGAGCACTCACGACTAGAGGAGTTGGTGAAGTTCAAATGGTTTCAAATGATCAAAAGGAGATAAAGAATTCATTGATGGAATTAACGACCTTGGTGAAACAACTAGCTTTGAACAACGCTACGCAATCTTCTAATGTGCCAACTATGCAATTTCCATGTAAACAAAGTGTAGTTTGTAGCATTTGTTCAAGTCAAGATCACCTTTCAGAACTTTGTCCGAATCTCCATCAGGATGAGTCTTTGGCAGCCTTTTCTAGAGCCCAACTCCAACAAAAATATGATCCTCATTCTTCTACATACAATCCGGGTTGGAGAGATCATCCAAATTTGAGGTATGGTAATTCGTTTTATCAACAATCATATTCGAATCAGCCAAATCAGCAGCATAATCAGAATTTTCAGCAAGGTTTCCAGCAGCATCAGCAAAGTTTTCAGCAGCATTACCACCCTACAAATCAATATCAGCAATCGTATCAGCCTTATCAGCAATTTCAGAATCAGAATCATCATTATCAATCTCAAAATCAGAATTTCCAGCAAGGGCAGAATTGGCCACAGCAAGTAATTCCAGCACTTCCAGCACCTGCAAGattgagtttaactcaaggaGGTTCCAATAATGCTTCAAATTCAGATCCACAGCAAGCTAGATTGGAGGAATTGATGCAACAAATCCTTCAACAAAATCAGAACCAGCAAAGAACAGATTCTGCTCTTCAAAATTTAGAGAGGCAGATTGGGCAATTGGCTTCCAGCATAAATCAGATTCAAGCACAAGGATCAAGTCAATTACCTTCCCAAACAACTCCTAATCCAAAAGGGAATGTTAGTGCATTAACTTTGAGAAGTGGAAGAAGAATTTCAAAGAGTGCAAGTGATGAAGATCCAGCAAATCAGGAATTCTGTCTAGCAGATCCGCAACTAATTTCCAGCAGAAATGAAATTCCAGAGGTTAGAAATGTGCCAACTTCAAGTTCTATTCCAATTCACATTGATCCATTAAATTTGGAGCATTCACAAGGAGATGGAAGcttaatttcgaaaaattccaaCAGCTTTTGTCCAGCTGAGCGAGTTCCAGCAGGAAACCCATATTTCAACAAATCTGGAATTTCAGAGTATCAACAGTCAGCTCAGAAAGATTCAGATCCGAGCCTTCCCTTACCCTTTCCTCAACGCAAAGTTCAACCAAGAAGAGATGCAGAGGAGGAGAAAGCTAAGGAATTTCAAGAGCTTGTGGATTTATTTAGCAAGGTAGAGGTTAATGTTCCCTTACTCACAATGATTAAGCAAATTCCAAAATATGCAAAATTTTTGAAGGATCTTTGTGTGCATAAGAAAAAGTTGAAAGGGAATGAGTTAATTAGCATGGGCAAAAATGTATCTGCACTCCTTCAAACAGTCCCTCAGAAATGTGAAGATCCTGGAGTGTTTACAGTTCCTTGTGAGATTGGGAGTAGTCTTTTTAAAGATGCCATGTTGGATTTGGGAGCTTCAATAAATGTGATGCCAAAATCAGTTTTTCAGACTTTGGGCATTGGACCATTACAACCTACAGGAGTAGTCATTCAATTAGCTGACCGCAGTCAGACTCACCCAGCCGGAGTTATTGAAGATGTATTGGTTAAGGTGAGAGAACTCATTTTCCCTGCAGATTTTTATATTCTTGATATGGAGGGAGACTATCTGGCCAGTAGATCTCCACTCATTCTAGGACGACCATTTTTGAAGACTACAAGGACCAAAATTGATGTTCATGCGAGCACACTTTCTATGGAGATAGGTGATACAGTGGTCTGA
- the LOC122026734 gene encoding uncharacterized protein LOC122026734 codes for MDKLRPDRKDWSKRLEDALWAYRTTFKTPIGMSPFRMVYGKTCHLPVEIEHKAFWAMKACNFEVGLAREERKLQLQELEEIRLEAYENARIYKEKIKNFHDKHIVGKEFHIGDKVLLYRSWLKFIKGTLISRWEGPFVVTNVFSYGVIEIREESSGRIFKVNGHRLKVFYETNNQMEMEIVKHVDAIYPIKGEFVPT; via the coding sequence ATGGACAAGCTGAGGCCTGATAGGAAAGATTGGAGCAAGAGATTGGAGGATGCTCTTTGGGCCTATAGGACGACTTTTAAGACTCCTATAGGAATGTCTCCTTTCAGAATGGTTTATGGTAAAACTTGTCATCTTCCAGTGGAGATTGAACATAAGGCATTTTGGGCCATGAAAGCTTGCAATTTTGAGGTTGGCCTAGCAAGAGAAGAAAGGAAGTTACAACTTCAAGAACTTGAAGAAATTAGGTTGGAAGCTTATGAGAACGCACGGATCTATAAAGAGAAGATCAAAAACTTTCATGATAAGCACATTGTGGgtaaggaatttcatattggtGACAAGGTGCTTTTATATAGGTCATGGCTCAAATTTATTAAAGGTACATTGATATCTCGTTGGGAAGGTCCATTTGTTGTTACTAATGTTTTCTCTTATGGAGTTATTGAGATTAGGGAGGAGTCTTCGGGCCGGATTTTCAAGGTGAATGGGCATCGACTTAAAGTTTTTTATGAAACCAATAACCAAATGGAAATGGAGATAGTGAAACACGTTGATGCCATCTACCCAAttaaaggggagtttgttccaactTAA